A genomic region of Pristiophorus japonicus isolate sPriJap1 chromosome 22, sPriJap1.hap1, whole genome shotgun sequence contains the following coding sequences:
- the pcbd1 gene encoding pterin-4-alpha-carbinolamine dehydratase, with protein sequence MAGKAHRLSTEQREQLLPNLRGAGWAEVEGRDAIYKEFVFKNFNQAFGFMTRVALQAEKMDHHPEWFNVYNKVHITLSTHECGGLSERDIKLATFTEESTVSQ encoded by the exons GCAGGAAAAGCGCACAGACTGAGCACTGAGCAACGTGAACAGTTGCTCCCCAACCTCCGAGGGGCCGGCTGGGCGGAAGTGGAAGGGAGAGATGCAATTTATAAAGAGTTTGTCTTCAAAAACTTCAACCAG gcttttgGTTTTATGACGAGAGTGGCACTACAGGCCGAGAAAATGGACCATCACCCAGAGTGGTTTAACGTTTATAACAAg GTTCACATCACTCTGAGTACACACGAGTGCGGAGGGCTGTCCGAGCGAGATATCAAGCTGGCCACCTTCACTGAAGAATCTACGGTTTCTCAATGA